One Cryptomeria japonica chromosome 9, Sugi_1.0, whole genome shotgun sequence genomic window carries:
- the LOC131033503 gene encoding phospholipase A1-Igamma3, chloroplastic-like: MYKACAQSLNNLKGQRDRCLYALRTEGLNPSCTLKSMFKNGLGNGSLKSEELNEGGICKDQLQIGDMWQDIQGANNWKSLLDPIHLLLKAEILGYGDFAQHCYDSFDNTRSSQYYGNCKLSKSSLGRRLESLKCGRGYQVTEYKYANTGLSLKSYFREKWRDSGAWMGYIAVCTDPNEIKRLGRRDIFVAWRDEGSGRSRLSAREIVVAEIKRLLNNFKDEDVSITFTGHSLGAALATISAYDIKQMLMNEYYIRSIPVTVFAFPSPRVGNLSFAQHVEEIGVKVLRQVNKKDLVPKVLEFS, translated from the exons ATGTATAAAGCGTGTGCGCAGTCTCTTAACAACTTGAAAGGTCAGCGAGATAGATGTTTATATGCATTGAGAACGGAAGGTTTGAATCCCAGCTGTACGTTGAAGAGTATGTTTAAGAATG GTCTTGGCAATGGCTCTCTAAAAAGTGAAGAACTGAATGAGGGCGGAATATGCAAAGACCAACTACAAATTGGGGATATGTGGCAAGATATCCAGGGTGCAAATAACTGGAAGAGCTTACTCGATCCCATTCATCTCCTCCTCAAAGCAGAGATACTCGGATACGGTGATTTTGCACAACACTGCTACGACTCATTTGATAATACTCGCTCTTCTCAATACTATGGGAATTGCAAGCTCTCCAAAAGCTCACTCGGACGGAGATTAGAATCTCTGAAATGTGGGCGTGGTTATCAAGTCACCGAATATAAATACGCCAATACTGGATTATCCCTAAAATCCTATTTCCGGGAGAAATGGAGGGATAGCGGCGCTTGGATGGGATATATTGCTGTTTGCACAGACCCAAATGAGATAAAAAGATTGGGTAGACGTGATATATTTGTTGCGTGGAGAG ACGAAGGCTCCGGAAGATCTAGGCTTAGCGCAAGAGAGATTGTTGTGGCTGAAATAAAAAGGTTATTGAATAACTTCAAAGATGAAGATGTGAGTATAACGTTCACTGGACACAGCTTGGGAGCTGCGCTGGCAACCATAAGTGCATATGACATAAAACAGATGTTGATGAATGAATATTACATTAGGTCAATACCTGTCACGGTCTTTGCCTTTCCCTCTCCACGTGTCGGAAACTTATCATTTGCTCAACACGTTGAGGAGATTGGAGTCAAAGTGTTGCGGCAGGTAAACAAAAAGGATTTGGTTCCTAAAGTTCTGGAGTTTTCGTGA